The Schistocerca gregaria isolate iqSchGreg1 chromosome 2, iqSchGreg1.2, whole genome shotgun sequence genome contains the following window.
TGACGGTATGATGTAAAATGCactcatttttttaactttttccagTGAATATACATAAGCAGTTTAGTGACACACATGAAATTACCATGTGTGTCAGTAGTTTTGAACGATAAACACCTATTCCAAACACAGATAATTCTTTCTGAAAATTCCATAAATGTTATACCACTAAAGTATAGCACTTTGCAGGGTACAACCACCAACAACAAGAGTTTACTCAGCTGTCTGACTACTCTTAATCTTTCCTTGCCCGCCACCTTACTCCATCATTCCCCCTTCCAACCTGCCATTAGAGAATAGCCTATAACAGAATACAAAAACCTCTGCATACCAGTTTCTCAGTTTGGTGTAGGGGCAAATTTCCAGGCACAGAGTTTCATTTTTCAGGATAAGGCGCAAAAAGCGTaagttaaaaagaaataaaaaaactgatgtATTATGTTGAAAAACTACACTCGAGGGATTTATACATCCCCATAAACCTCTGGTGGTGAAAGCCCCACAACGACTGAAATAGTTATACAAGTATCATACCAGAAGCTTTCACTTATGGTATCTATGTAGAAAAAACGATACATTAGAAACATCTGAATGTTTATATGTGCACTGTGATGTTCCAGACACGCACGGTCAGTTGCTTGTTTGTGGTAAAAATATAAACAATCACACATTTTGCTGGGATAAGGCCTATAATAAAGTATTTTCAGAGTTTTCAGTTATTTGGAAACTGAGGTGCTGAGTTAAGTGTAACTATGCAGCCACCAAAGATGAAGAGATCTCAGAGCcttcaaaaacctaaacagccaacaatATAATGATGTCCTCTGTCAGCTGAAGATACATACGCTGTGGATTTATAGTTAAAAGCCAGAGACAAAAATAGTCGAAGCAGAGAGCGATAACAGTGCgccaaaaaaaagtaaaagaaacagTTTCATCAGCAGAAAGTATCACAGCTGCAATTATGTGGATTCCTGAAGTATGTCCTATGTAAGGATGTAACTGTAATTGGGGAGTATTACATTTCATTACTCAACACACTGAAACATGCAGTTCATGTTATGAAGAAGAAAGTTGTTTTCCATCACAATAAACTTTTCTAAGTTCTGGATTGTAGAGAAACTGCACAACTTTCACTTCAACACACTTGTCCATCTACCATATTCACTGGATTTGGTTCCCAGCAAATAAATTTGCTCATAtacatgaagaaaatgataatgTTGAAGGCTAGCAGACTTTTTTTTGCACTGTAGGGCAAATCTTGTTTTTTCTAAGGATATGAAACAGTTGAGAAGTCTTTGAACTTCCTATATTTACTTAAAATATATATCAAATTGCATCAAGTGTTTTGCATGTAACTCTCAATGACAGTGTTTCCATCACTCGACTCAACAGCAAGGAATGGAATGACGACACACCACACAGTAGGAATAAAAATAAACTCaatcaaatgaaatgaaaaatatggtATCCTTGGGTTTCATAACAGAGATAGTCATTAAGTAGAAAATACCTCTTGCTACAAGTGAAAAAAAGATTGTGAGGAAACACAACTGAAAATTAACAGATTAAGGTTCATGTCGGATATCAGGAGTTGTGAAACTTGCAGTAAGTGTGTATACCACAAGTATGTACAATATTTTACAGTATGTAAAAATTCTACTGCTTTAAGGAGCAAAATACTTGCTCCTTCATGCATAAATTCCACAGCAAAAACTCTGGAAGTGAATATCAGCAATTCTATTGATATACTTCCTTTCCAAAAACAGATTCAGAATTAAATTAGAAGCAGTAGCCCTACTTCAATAGTGAAGTAACATTTACTTAATTTCATgacagtaataaaattaaaacttgatTATAGAGTAGAGTTTTTATATCTCAGTACTGTGATTTTCAGACAAATGACTTACACTCCTCGAAGTCTGTGTGCTGGCAGTGGCTGTTCCTTATGCTTCGCTTGTGCATCTTGAAAAAGCATAGTTTCTGAAACGTCCTCCTTCGGTAGCTGTGCTGTTGTACTGGTTGTCCCTTCAGTAGTTGTTATGTGAGTATTTGTAACAATAACTGTGTCAGTAGTTATTTCAATCTGATCAGTAATAAGATCTGGCACAAGGCTTGATCCCATAAAGCTGTCTTCTGTAGAGTCTTCAATGAAACTTGTACTGTTATCTTGAGCAGTAGTTGTCAGCAGTGTGCTGGCAGGTGTTACAGTTGTATGCTGGGTGGTATTATACTTTGAGGAAAAATTGGTAGTGGTTAGTGGAGATGGCTTCAGATTCTGTGTCGTGTTCTGTGTAGTGCTCTTAGTGTTTGTAGTTGTTCCTTGAGGAGATGCAGTTGAGGTAGATGAAGAGGGAGCTTCTTGCTTCTGTTCCTTTGTAGTGGCACTTGTCACAGGAGCCTTATTTCTGAATGATGTTCTTCGCGATTCTCCAAGCTTCCATTCATTGTCGTGCATGTAATTCACATCATTGGACACAATTTCAGCTCTGAGGACAGAAATGTGTCTTTCTTCACCATACATTCTTCGCATCAGGCCATGGTTCTCCTGGACAAATCGACGAACTGCATGCCTAGAAGATTACAAACAGGATTACTATACTTAAAAGCAAACttcattaaaacaagaaaaaacatgCAATATTTGAACTGTCTAAGTGAAGAACATTAACATTACAGCATTTTAATATTTAGAGTAATTTGTCTTTGATGCAACAAAGACTTATTCTATGATGAACTGTATGGTAATGCATGTGTGATAGATATTTGTGTATCATATaacattaaaatttctttttaaGCCCCTGGATATTTATACGCATTTAAGTTGTTCTAATAAAAGCAATTTAATTTATGCCACTGTACACCAATGAGCAGTTAAATTAGGAACAGCTGACACTATCCTTATTGGCTTGCAACATTGAATGGTTTCTCATATCTCACATAAAAATCATGTTGTCAGACCTATTAGTGGCTGCAAGTGTAACAAATGCAAACATGATGATCAGACAATTTCCCACAAAAAACTGATTGCAGAATTAGAGTCTTATCAGATGCATGGGAATTGGGGGCTGGACACATGCTATGATACCTCGTATATCTGATACTTGAAGCCGTTGGCAGACTGTGAACCGTTTCCTTCCCCACTTTAGTAACAACATGCTATTACACTGTTCCCAAATTGTTTCAGAGTAGTTAGATTGACACACTGTAAACATGAGGTTACTTGAGCTCAGTTCTATTGACTGAATCTGGTGTGGTGTTCAGATAGAAGTACACTCTTAGAAACTGGCATCAAACAATCTCAAAAATTTTGGTCTAACTGCTGAGTTGTTTAGGGCTAACATGACGCCCTAGGTCTTTTTCCTTGTGGATTTCAGCATCAACATCAAGACAAAAAGTACATAATGCATGATACGTATTGACACCATGCCTCTCATGAAATTAAATGATTATATGGCGTTTttggctgggagaccccatctGGGGTTGTTCAGccacctggtgcaagtatttccatTTGACACATTGTTTGTGACATGAACATCTTTGTGATGAAGgtgagatgagatgaaatgattaacATTATAGAAGCAACCAATTCCCAACCAAAGAGAACCTTTGAACCAGTTGGGAATCCAAATCAGACTCTGTGCTCTAGATACAGTAACACCAACCTCTACACCATGAGCTGTCAATGTGCATCTCATAAATTATGGTTATATTATCGAAAGTTTTCAGGGAATTTAAGAGCATGGCCTTGAGAACTCTTATGTGTACTTAAAATgtactaaattaaaataatttattttctgaatTATTATCATGGTTTAACATCTCTTTGGCTTGACTACTTACAAGTGCACTCACCAGGGGTAGGCACTTCCAGGGACTGTGCACCATGATTGCTTCTGAAAGTCACATGGTGGTTCATGAGATTTAGACGTCCTGTATGGTTTCGCACATGACGAATAGCCATCATATGCATGTAAAATGTGAATGCAACTTAGAATAATCTGTAAAAGACAATTACATTGTTATAAAAAATGTGGGTGTGTATACACAAAACTATGAGTAAGAAAATTGGCACTATTGTGACATGCTTGAAGCAGTGTTACAGTGATTAGTTTCTAAGATTTTCACCTATTTTTCTATCTGTTGCTTACTGTTTGTAAGATGCTAACATTTTTTCTAATAAGGAAGTGCCCAATACATGGAAAAGCTAGTATATATTCTCATTTTTAAAGTATCAACCAACCTTAAGGTAGAGATACAGATTAGAGCCTTTTTAATGTGCCTTCTTATGAAATTTTTAATAACCCAGACAATAGAACGTATCGAGTATTGTGTCTAATAATCCCTGTATTCATGGAATATCAAACACTAACTTACTTTCTCTCTTCATGCTGGATAagatcaaaacaaaaaaatagtgttgatcataaatataaaattttctacTGTTAGGGTTGGGGAGTGATATTTTCCCAGTATGATGATTTGCTTTTGGGATCAGTGAGCTCATTGAAACATGAATCATCTGTATATTAACAATTAATAACATGACAAGGTGACTTATCTTAAGAGATGCCTTCATATAGCCATTGCAAACTGCCGAACTTTGAAAGCTAATGCAATTTAGAGTTTGTTGTATCTTAAACATTGAGGTCGTTAGAGAGCACAAGCTTGGGTTTGAAAAAGGATGAGTCAGGAAATAATATTCTATTACCTCCTTGAAGGAAGCATTCGGTCATTCAcccaaagtgatttagggaaactgcTGAAAACTTAAAAATAGCTGGGCCAGGATCAGAACCACCATCTTCTCaaataagagttttcacatacctCTCAGAAATACCTCGAGTAAACTCATCTGGAAAGGAGAAATGGGGAAGTAGCAATCCTTGAAGGAGGTCAAGCAAAAGTGCAAACAAAGCATAAGAGAGGGATGTGTTACATCTGTGTATGTTTCAGCATAAGAACACAAATGTATGAAGGATAACAGAACTTTTCTAGTTACACTGCTATCTACGTAACCAATATCTTAAACTCTTGCTCTATTCATCACATATTAGGACATTATTTGTTGACAAAATCACAGTAATAaaccatattgtagctaaatctaAGGTTCTTAGAAAAAAAAAGCTATCATTAATTATCCATGAAGAAAGTCTATCATTAACTATCCCTAAAGAACAGGAATGATACACCTATTATTACTGGTGATGCTAATGAAACAGTTTGAAGAGGTTTTAACAACATAAATTGCAGGCTTGATACCCGTAAAATTTTAGTTGAATGAATGGCAGTAAGACTCATTTTAAATTTTATGGAGTGTAGTGCAGTGATACTTAGCACACAATTCCAAattcttttgttttcttgttataTGCCTCTACGTTAATGTGGCCTTTAATTCACAACCTATTGCATATCTgtctacatttaaaattaaaatatatactAATGCTTAAACTCAAGGCCAGTAAATTGACATAGTAGGGGCAAGGAAATAATTAAGAATCTTTTAGCATTTAGATGCATGTATTTGCACTAACAACTAAAATTAATTTAGGTTTAATTAATCTGGTCTGGAACCAGCTGTCCCTCCACGCATCAGAAACGTATGCAaataaactttgaactaaaagaATGTCACCGCCAAAAAGGAGCAGCTCTAATCTCCA
Protein-coding sequences here:
- the LOC126336893 gene encoding protein spaetzle 4 isoform X2 — encoded protein: MRRMYGEERHISVLRAEIVSNDVNYMHDNEWKLGESRRTSFRNKAPVTSATTKEQKQEAPSSSTSTASPQGTTTNTKSTTQNTTQNLKPSPLTTTNFSSKYNTTQHTTVTPASTLLTTTAQDNSTSFIEDSTEDSFMGSSLVPDLITDQIEITTDTVIVTNTHITTTEGTTSTTAQLPKEDVSETMLFQDAQAKHKEQPLPAHRLRGVNACPVKEEVVAPFWANNTRGEVLALLNLYPFEQYVHWEKCTYELKQMYCREGCRCEQQYRLHRLLAYDPNNECRGIFSDWFKFPSCCVCRCYDLPPEFQMTSRSPRTQPSVSNSLGQPPTHWYKKESD
- the LOC126336893 gene encoding protein spaetzle 4 isoform X1, whose amino-acid sequence is MAAHGLLLIILSCIHILHAYDGYSSCAKPYRTSKSHEPPCDFQKQSWCTVPGSAYPWHAVRRFVQENHGLMRRMYGEERHISVLRAEIVSNDVNYMHDNEWKLGESRRTSFRNKAPVTSATTKEQKQEAPSSSTSTASPQGTTTNTKSTTQNTTQNLKPSPLTTTNFSSKYNTTQHTTVTPASTLLTTTAQDNSTSFIEDSTEDSFMGSSLVPDLITDQIEITTDTVIVTNTHITTTEGTTSTTAQLPKEDVSETMLFQDAQAKHKEQPLPAHRLRGVNACPVKEEVVAPFWANNTRGEVLALLNLYPFEQYVHWEKCTYELKQMYCREGCRCEQQYRLHRLLAYDPNNECRGIFSDWFKFPSCCVCRCYDLPPEFQMTSRSPRTQPSVSNSLGQPPTHWYKKESD